The DNA region GTAGGTGAAGATGCGGTTGATGCGGTCCAGCGCCTTGGCGTGGTCCCCTACGCCCTGGTAGACGATGACCTCGGTGAGGGCCTTGTCCGCCAGCACGTTGAGCCGCTCCAGCACCGCCTCGCTGTGCTCGCCGTTGGGGAAGCGCTTGAGGTAGTCGGCGCCGTTTGCCAGATCCTCGTAGCGCGGCACCATCTGCTCCAGCCGCTGGCGGGCGATCTGCTGCAGCTCCGGATCCTGATCCATGTCGGCGAGCTGCTGCAGCGCGCTCAGCTCTTCAAGAAACGGCGCCAGGTTGCGCAGGCCGTTGCGCGCCTTGTTGCCCTCTTCCCCTTCCGGATCCTCGCGCCAGGCCAGCAGGTAGTGCTCCACCGCCGGCGTGCTCTGGCGCAGGCGGCTGTAGGCGTTGCCCAGGGCCAGGGCCACCTGGGGAACTTCCGGGCTGTCGGGATAGTTGCTCAGGAAGGTCTCTAGGAATTGGGTTTGGTAGACGTCGCCAGCGAGCACCTCTTGGGCTTTGGGATAGAGGGTCTTCACCTCCTTGCGCAGCTGGTCCAATTCCTCGCTGGCGGTGCCCAGGAAGGTGCTGCGGGGGGTCAGCCGGGCGACGGTGGCGATCTGCTCCTCGTAGGCGGCGATGACCTTGCCATAGTCGCGCTTGAGCTCGTCCTGCCCCAGCTCCTCCTGCCGTAAGTGGTCGAGCTGCTCGAGGCGGATCTCTTCCGCCAGCGTTCCCGACGGCCAGGCGTCGAGGGCGGTGGCCTTGAGCCAGCGGGCGATCTCCGGTTTGAGCTTGGGGCGCTGGGTGAAGTCCACCAGCTGTTTCTGCACCGACTGGCGGTAGGCGTCGGCGGTCACCGACTCCTGCACCTTGAGGTATTTGGCCCGCTCCTCGGCGGCGCGCTGGCGGCTGTCCTCGAAGGGATGGGTGCGCCAATAGCCGTAGGTCTTGTTCAGCGGGATGCGGTCGAGCATGGTCTGCCACAGCCGCTCGGCGCCGCCGGGGTCGTAGCCGGCGGCGGCGGCCAGGCGCTGGCCTTCGTCGTCCGCTTCGGTCTCGAACTCGCGGCTGTAGCTGAGCAGCAGCAGCTGACTGACGATCATGGAGGTGGCGATGGCCCCTTCTACCATGCTGGCGCTGCCGGAGGAGTCGCGGGTGGGGCCGTAGAGGCTGTAGGGATCGTAGTCGCGCCGCGAGTTGTTGTTCTTGGCGGTGGCCGCGACGCCGAGGATCAGAGCGGTGCTGAGGGCGCTGAGGAGGGTCGCTCGCTTCTGCATGCGGGTGCCGTGGCGGTGCACCACGTGGGCGATCTCGTGGCCCAGCAGGCAGGCCAGCATGTCGTCGTCGAGGCCCAGCTCCAGCATGCTGCGGGCGAGGAAGATCTGACCGCCGGGAAGGGCGAAGGCGTTGGGGACGGGCATGTCCACCAGGTA from Acidobacteriota bacterium includes:
- a CDS encoding M48 family metalloprotease, coding for MNHPSLLSPLRTLPLRQPLAALLAGLLLVLPQVSLAQQQISDEDLFDKSMEAAYEGLQYYGEWDDEEQLERINRIGYELASKTRFQEFPFTFYLVDMPVPNAFALPGGQIFLARSMLELGLDDDMLACLLGHEIAHVVHRHGTRMQKRATLLSALSTALILGVAATAKNNNSRRDYDPYSLYGPTRDSSGSASMVEGAIATSMIVSQLLLLSYSREFETEADDEGQRLAAAAGYDPGGAERLWQTMLDRIPLNKTYGYWRTHPFEDSRQRAAEERAKYLKVQESVTADAYRQSVQKQLVDFTQRPKLKPEIARWLKATALDAWPSGTLAEEIRLEQLDHLRQEELGQDELKRDYGKVIAAYEEQIATVARLTPRSTFLGTASEELDQLRKEVKTLYPKAQEVLAGDVYQTQFLETFLSNYPDSPEVPQVALALGNAYSRLRQSTPAVEHYLLAWREDPEGEEGNKARNGLRNLAPFLEELSALQQLADMDQDPELQQIARQRLEQMVPRYEDLANGADYLKRFPNGEHSEAVLERLNVLADKALTEVIVYQGVGDHAKALDRINRIFTYAPLSPAAEQLRDQATLS